In Erigeron canadensis isolate Cc75 unplaced genomic scaffold, C_canadensis_v1 Conyza_canadensis_unscaffolded:190, whole genome shotgun sequence, a single window of DNA contains:
- the LOC122584272 gene encoding uncharacterized protein LOC122584272 encodes MDTSWISLPRSTIEYKRRLDEFLDYIFYIEGKNGQISCPCIDCGNQIWVDREEARTHLLCEGFIKGYTIFPLNSKPCDTPMLDAEDDMQGLVHDAFHGFGENRLESKIETQNEGRIMPNTTTKKFYEVLEDAKKELYPGCKKFSVLSFIIRLYHGKCVGKCSDKGFSLMLDTVREAFPDASIPKSLYEVRKIIRELGLSYDKIDACPNDCMLYWKENINKTKCDTCHTSRYKTSEDSKDESTTPSSEKKIAAKVLRYFPLIPRLQRLFMSSKTAAYMRWHEESRTKDGYLRYPADTPAWKTFDFKYPDFACESRNVRLGLATDGFNPYRTMSVSHSTWHVVLMPYNLPPWMCMQQPYFFLSLLIPGPSAPGNNIDVYMEPLVAELKELWDINGVETYDASKNSNFQMRASLLWTISDFPAYANLSGWSTKGELSCPSCHRHTKAQRLTHSKKYCFMGHRRYLSCDHYFRKDKKSFDGTEEQERQPRGLTGSEVLDELHGFEIKFGKLVKSNPNLPFNWKKRSIFFELPYWKDNLLRHNLDVMHIEKNVCDNII; translated from the coding sequence ATGGATACGAGTTGGATTTCTTTACCAAGATCTACCATTGAATATAAAAGACGTCTTGACGAATTTCTtgattatatcttttatatcgAGGGTAAAAATGGACAGATATCATGTCCATGCATTGATTGCGGTAATCAAATATGGGTAGATCGGGAGGAGGCTAGAACACATCTGCTATGTGAAGGGTTTATTAAAGGTTATACAATTTTCCCTTTGAATTCCAAACCATGTGATACGCCTATGTTAGATGCTGAAGATGACATGCAAGGGTTGGTGCATGATGCCTTCCACGGGTTTGGTGAGAACAGACTAGAAAGTAAAATAGAAACTCAAAATGAAGGTCGGATTATGCCAAACACAACTACAAAAAAGTTCTATGAAGTGTTGGAAGATGCAAAGAAAGAACTATATCCAGGGTGTAAAAAGTTCTCGGTTCTTTCATTTATCATCAGACTGTATCATGGCAAGTGTGTTGGGAAATGTAGTGACAAGGGTTTCAGCTTGATGCTTGATACAGTGAGGGAAGCCTTCCCCGATGCTTCCATACCAAAGTCATTGTATGAGGTAAGGAAAATCATACGAGAGTTGGGACTTAgttatgataaaattgatgcatgtCCTAACGATTGTATGCTATACTGGAAAGAAaatatcaacaaaacaaaatgcGATACATGTCACACGTCAAGGTATAAAACAAGTGAAGATTCTAAAGATGAGTCAACCACACCTAGTTCTGAAAAGAAGATTGCAGCAAAGGTCTTGCGTTATTTTCCGCTCATACCACGATTGCAAAGGCTATTTATGTCATCTAAAACAGCTGCCTACATGAGATGGCACGAAGAGAGTCGCACGAAAGATGGTTATTTGAGATATCCAGCAGATACCCCAGCGTGgaaaacatttgattttaagtatCCTGATTTTGCCTGTGAATCTCGTAATGTCAGGCTTGGTTTAGCCACTGATGGGTTTAACCCTTATAGAACAATGAGTGTTTCTCATAGTACATGGCATGTTGTTTTGATGCCATACAATCTTCCTCCTTGGATGTGTATGCAACAACCTTACTTTTTTCTATCTTTACTTATACCTGGCCCATCTGCTCCTGGGAATAACATAGATGTCTATATGGAACCGTTAGTGGCCGAGTTAAAGGAGTTGTGGGATATTAATGGAGTAGAGACTTATGATGCATCAAAAAACAGTAACTTTCAGATGCGTGCATCTTTGTTATGGACGATAAGTGACTTTCCAGCTTATGCAAATTTATCAGGCTGGAGCACCAAAGGTGAACTTTCATGTCCTTCTTGCCATAGGCATACAAAAGCACAACGCTTAACTCATAgcaaaaaatattgttttatggGACATCGTCGATATTTGTCATGTGATCATTATTTCCGAAAAGATAAAAAGTCTTTTGATGGCACAGAAGAACAAGAGAGACAACCACGTGGCTTAACTGGGTCAGAAGTACTTGATGAGCTACATGGTTTTGAAATTAAGTTTGGAAAACTTGTGAAGAGCAACCCAAATCTACCATTTAACTGGAAGAAAAGAAGTATTTTTTTTGAGCTACCATACTGGAAAGATAACTTGCTACGCCATAATCTAGATGTAATGCATATTGAGAAGAATGTTTGTGACAACATCATTTGA